In Enterobacter pseudoroggenkampii, one genomic interval encodes:
- a CDS encoding DUF1107 domain-containing protein — MKIFQRYNPLQVAKYVKILFRGRLYIKDVGAFEFDKGKILVPKVKDKQHLSVMSEVNRQVMRLQTEMA, encoded by the coding sequence ATGAAAATTTTCCAACGCTACAACCCGCTTCAAGTGGCGAAGTACGTGAAGATCCTGTTCCGTGGACGGTTGTATATCAAGGATGTTGGCGCTTTTGAGTTTGATAAGGGCAAGATCCTTGTCCCAAAAGTGAAGGACAAACAGCACCTGTCTGTGATGTCCGAAGTCAACCGTCAGGTTATGCGTCTGCAGACTGAGATGGCTTAA
- the cysQ gene encoding 3'(2'),5'-bisphosphate nucleotidase CysQ: MLDKICQLARDAGDAIMQVYDGSKPMEVVSKADDSPVTAADIAAHKVILKGLQALTPDIPVLSEEAPQSWEERQHWQRYWLVDPLDGTKEFIKRNGEFTVNIALIEKGKAVLGVVYAPVMKVMYSAAEGKAWKEECGVRKQIQVRDARPPLVVISRSHSDSELQEYLQQLGEHQTTSIGSSLKFCLVAEGHAQLYPRFGPTNVWDTAAGHAVAAAAGAHVHDWQGKPLDYTPRESFLNPGFRVSIY; this comes from the coding sequence ATGCTAGATAAAATTTGTCAGCTCGCGCGGGATGCGGGAGATGCCATCATGCAGGTGTATGACGGTAGTAAACCTATGGAGGTGGTCAGCAAAGCGGACGACTCTCCGGTCACGGCGGCGGATATTGCGGCACATAAGGTTATCCTGAAAGGGTTACAGGCCTTGACGCCGGACATCCCTGTCCTGTCAGAAGAAGCGCCGCAAAGCTGGGAGGAGCGTCAGCACTGGCAGCGCTACTGGCTGGTCGATCCGCTGGACGGGACAAAAGAGTTCATCAAACGCAACGGTGAATTCACCGTTAATATCGCCCTGATTGAAAAGGGAAAAGCGGTGCTGGGCGTGGTCTATGCGCCGGTCATGAAAGTGATGTACAGCGCCGCAGAAGGGAAGGCGTGGAAGGAAGAGTGCGGCGTGCGCAAGCAGATCCAGGTGCGCGATGCGCGTCCACCGCTGGTGGTGATTAGCCGCTCGCACAGCGACAGCGAGCTGCAGGAGTATCTGCAACAGCTGGGTGAACACCAGACCACCTCGATTGGCTCATCGCTGAAATTCTGCCTGGTGGCGGAAGGTCATGCGCAGCTCTACCCCCGCTTCGGGCCAACCAACGTCTGGGATACCGCAGCCGGGCATGCCGTTGCCGCGGCAGCCGGGGCGCACGTTCATGACTGGCAGGGCAAGCCACTGGACTATACCCCGCGCGAATCCTTCCTCAACCCCGGCTTCCGCGTCTCGATTTATTGA
- a CDS encoding alpha/beta fold hydrolase: MSEQFDRLIEQAYQQYRGPAYLRSPMVSCVKAGIRLMDRVVPGATADWLGNRFFTPRRVPTRAGDKEMTALASRIESLPLSNGKHAVVYRWGSEGPTVLLAHGWESRASHFGRLIKTLVEKGFQVIGFDAPAHGNAAGRQSSIVEFIEIIEQLAQQEGGFDAIVAHSFGGLSVINAVKAGLRTRALVIVGAPTHFSGLVTKYAAILNLPGRQQQRLRRYIEGYFGIGEAVWQRFNAYEGLQQVDQPALVIHDSSDDIVLRVEAECLVNAWPGARLAETHGQGHNPLRRPGEGIDMVMAYLAPLLASGNERDNPVA; this comes from the coding sequence ATGAGTGAGCAATTTGATCGACTAATTGAGCAAGCCTACCAGCAGTATCGTGGCCCCGCCTACCTGCGCTCGCCGATGGTGTCATGCGTGAAGGCCGGTATCCGCCTGATGGATCGGGTTGTGCCGGGGGCGACCGCCGACTGGCTGGGCAATCGGTTTTTTACGCCGCGCCGGGTGCCGACGCGTGCAGGCGATAAAGAGATGACGGCGCTGGCGAGCCGCATTGAGTCTCTCCCTTTGAGTAATGGTAAACATGCGGTGGTGTACCGCTGGGGCAGCGAGGGACCTACCGTGCTGTTAGCCCACGGCTGGGAGTCGAGGGCTTCCCACTTTGGCAGGCTGATCAAGACGCTGGTCGAAAAGGGCTTTCAGGTCATCGGGTTTGACGCCCCCGCACATGGCAACGCGGCTGGACGTCAGAGCAGCATCGTCGAGTTCATTGAAATCATTGAACAGCTGGCGCAGCAGGAAGGGGGTTTTGACGCGATTGTGGCGCACTCGTTTGGCGGGTTATCCGTTATTAATGCGGTAAAAGCGGGATTGCGGACCCGCGCGCTGGTTATCGTGGGGGCGCCGACGCACTTTAGCGGGCTGGTCACCAAATATGCCGCGATCCTGAATCTCCCGGGTCGTCAGCAGCAAAGGCTACGACGGTATATTGAAGGGTACTTTGGTATTGGCGAGGCGGTCTGGCAGCGCTTTAACGCCTATGAGGGGCTGCAGCAGGTCGATCAGCCGGCTCTGGTTATTCACGACAGCAGCGATGACATCGTATTGCGGGTCGAAGCGGAATGCCTGGTCAACGCCTGGCCTGGCGCGAGGCTGGCAGAGACCCACGGTCAGGGACATAATCCGCTGCGCCGTCCGGGGGAGGGCATCGACATGGTGATGGCGTATCTGGCTCCCTTGCTGGCGTCAGGCAATGAGCGTGATAACCCTGTCGCCTGA
- a CDS encoding alkane 1-monooxygenase: MLSYLRFALVPCVFLPLTALTTVLGGVWIVVSILCVTLSYLLFDNATTHDTADRHYRLPALLEIIPYLQLPAALLALFALIWQAAPGDLLGFGAWLSALTGHNIMALHHLTQPELLLAAVSTGYTMSTNTVVAHELIHKTHSLAAMMVGRWLLALVGDAQFSISHVYSHHPNVATPADGATARRGESVYRFFIRSSLSQYVESWQVEAQRLSLQNRGGAMLVNRVVSGVLMSLLIVAVCFTAAGVRGALACLVTMLVSKFLFETVNYIQHYGLVRLPGTRVEPRHSWDCNNRASSAGLLNLTRHSDHHTHPRREYWNLQAHSYAVGIEKGYVAHIFYALIPPLWFKRMEAKLAYWDEHVASDAERALIRQSESSAVKSTVPCVSGESHE, translated from the coding sequence ATGTTGAGTTACCTGAGATTTGCCCTTGTCCCCTGCGTTTTTTTACCCCTAACCGCGCTAACGACCGTGCTCGGCGGCGTGTGGATCGTCGTCTCTATCCTCTGCGTGACGCTGAGCTATCTCCTTTTCGATAACGCAACCACGCACGACACCGCCGATCGCCACTACCGCCTGCCGGCGCTGCTGGAAATCATCCCGTATTTACAGCTCCCAGCCGCGCTGCTGGCGTTGTTCGCCCTTATCTGGCAGGCCGCGCCGGGCGATCTGCTCGGGTTTGGCGCATGGCTTTCCGCCCTGACCGGTCACAACATCATGGCGCTGCATCACCTTACCCAGCCTGAGCTGCTGCTTGCGGCGGTCTCCACCGGCTATACCATGAGCACCAATACCGTGGTGGCCCATGAGCTTATCCACAAAACCCACAGCCTGGCGGCGATGATGGTCGGGCGCTGGCTTCTGGCGCTGGTCGGCGATGCGCAGTTTTCGATTTCACACGTCTATTCGCATCATCCTAACGTGGCGACCCCGGCGGACGGCGCGACGGCGCGTCGTGGGGAGAGTGTGTATCGCTTCTTTATCCGTTCTTCTCTGTCGCAGTATGTTGAATCCTGGCAGGTGGAAGCGCAGCGGCTGTCGCTTCAGAACCGAGGCGGCGCCATGCTGGTGAACCGGGTGGTGAGCGGGGTGCTGATGAGCCTGCTGATCGTGGCAGTCTGCTTTACGGCGGCGGGCGTCCGGGGCGCGCTGGCGTGCCTGGTGACCATGCTGGTCTCTAAGTTCCTGTTTGAAACGGTGAATTATATCCAGCACTACGGTCTGGTTCGTCTGCCCGGCACGCGCGTGGAGCCGCGACACAGCTGGGATTGCAATAACCGGGCCTCGTCGGCCGGTCTGCTGAACCTGACGCGCCACTCCGATCATCACACCCATCCGCGTCGTGAATACTGGAATTTGCAGGCGCACAGCTACGCGGTGGGAATCGAAAAAGGGTATGTCGCCCATATTTTTTACGCGCTGATCCCGCCGCTGTGGTTTAAGCGAATGGAAGCAAAACTCGCGTACTGGGACGAACACGTTGCCAGTGACGCAGAGCGTGCCCTGATCCGTCAGTCTGAATCATCCGCGGTTAAGTCCACTGTTCCCTGTGTTTCCGGAGAGTCCCATGAGTGA
- a CDS encoding SDR family oxidoreductase → MIAITGATGQLGHLVIEQLLKTVPASQIVAIVRNPAKAQALSQQGIVVRQADYTDEAAFAAALSGVDKLLLISSSEVGQRATQHQNVINAAKTAGVKFIAYTSLLHADNSPLGLHVEHVATENALAASGIPYALLRNGWYTENYLASAPPALEHGVFIGAAGEGKIASATRADYAAAAAKVIAEEGHAGKVYELAGDHGWTLSELAAELSKQSGKPVTYQNLSEADFAAALKSVGLPAGLADMLADSDVGASKGGLFDDSHTLSKLIGRATTPLAQSIKAIL, encoded by the coding sequence ATGATCGCGATTACCGGCGCTACAGGCCAGCTTGGCCATCTCGTTATCGAACAGCTGTTGAAAACCGTACCGGCCAGCCAGATTGTGGCCATCGTACGTAACCCGGCGAAAGCGCAAGCCTTAAGCCAGCAGGGGATAGTGGTGCGTCAGGCAGACTACACGGATGAAGCCGCCTTCGCCGCCGCGCTGAGCGGCGTGGATAAACTGCTGCTGATCTCTTCCAGTGAAGTCGGCCAGCGCGCAACCCAGCACCAGAACGTGATTAACGCCGCCAAAACGGCAGGAGTGAAATTTATCGCCTACACCAGCCTGCTGCACGCGGACAACTCACCGCTCGGTCTGCACGTTGAACACGTTGCCACTGAAAACGCGCTGGCGGCGTCCGGCATTCCTTATGCCCTGCTGCGCAACGGCTGGTATACCGAAAACTATCTGGCGAGCGCGCCGCCTGCGCTGGAACACGGCGTGTTTATTGGTGCGGCAGGCGAAGGCAAAATTGCCTCTGCCACCCGCGCAGACTATGCCGCGGCGGCAGCCAAAGTGATTGCTGAAGAGGGCCACGCGGGCAAGGTGTATGAACTGGCGGGCGACCACGGCTGGACGCTGAGCGAACTGGCGGCTGAACTCAGCAAACAGAGCGGGAAGCCGGTCACCTATCAGAATCTCAGTGAAGCGGATTTTGCCGCCGCGCTGAAAAGCGTCGGCCTGCCTGCCGGGCTGGCAGATATGCTGGCGGACTCCGATGTCGGTGCCTCCAAAGGGGGACTTTTTGACGATAGCCATACGCTGAGCAAACTGATCGGGCGCGCAACGACGCCGCTGGCGCAGAGCATCAAAGCCATTCTGTAA
- a CDS encoding bifunctional 2',3'-cyclic-nucleotide 2'-phosphodiesterase/3'-nucleotidase, translated as MIKFSATLLATLIAASVQAATVDLRILETTDLHSNMMDFDYYKDTPTEKFGLVRTASLINAARGEVKNSVLVDNGDLIQGSPLGDYMATKGLKKGEIHPVYKAMNTLDYTVGNLGNHEFNYGLKYLHDALAGAKFPYVNANIIDVKTQKPLFTPYLIKETSVVDKDGKKQTLKIGYIGFVPPQIMTWDKANLDGKVTVNDITETARKYVPEMRKKGADLVVAVAHSGLSADPYQAMAENSVYYLSEVPGVDAILFGHAHAVFPGKDFASIKGADIEKGTLNGVPSVMPGMWGDHLGVVDLVLNNDSGSWKVTQSKAEARPIYDAAAKKSLAAEDKKLVDVLKHDHDATREFVSKPIGKSADNMYSFLALVQDDPTVQVVNMAQKAYAEHFVQGDPDLAKLPVLSAAAPFKVGGRKNDPASYVEVEKGQLTFRNAADLYLYPNTLVVVKATGKEVKEWLECAAGQFNQIDPHSSKPQSLINWDGFRTYNFDVIDGVNYQIDVTQPAKYDGECQAINPQAERIKNLTFNGKAIDPNATFLVVTNNYRAYGGKFAGTGDSHIAFASPDENRSVLAAWISAESKKAGEIHPAVDNNWRLAPIHSDTPLDIRFETSPSDKAAAFIEQKAQYPMKQVATDDIGFAIYQVDLSK; from the coding sequence ATGATTAAGTTTAGTGCAACGCTTCTGGCGACGCTGATTGCAGCGAGCGTTCAGGCGGCGACGGTAGATCTGCGTATTCTGGAAACGACCGATCTGCACAGCAACATGATGGACTTCGATTACTACAAAGATACCCCGACGGAAAAATTCGGACTGGTACGTACGGCAAGTTTGATCAATGCCGCACGTGGCGAAGTGAAAAACAGCGTGCTGGTCGACAATGGCGATCTCATTCAGGGCAGTCCGCTCGGAGATTACATGGCGACCAAAGGGCTGAAAAAAGGCGAGATCCATCCTGTTTATAAAGCGATGAACACCCTGGATTATACCGTCGGAAACCTTGGCAACCATGAATTCAACTACGGTCTGAAATACCTCCATGACGCCCTGGCCGGTGCGAAATTCCCGTACGTTAATGCCAATATCATCGACGTTAAGACCCAAAAGCCGCTCTTTACCCCTTACCTGATTAAAGAGACAAGCGTCGTCGACAAGGACGGTAAAAAACAGACGCTAAAAATCGGCTATATCGGTTTTGTCCCGCCGCAGATCATGACGTGGGATAAGGCCAACCTCGACGGTAAAGTGACCGTGAACGACATCACCGAAACCGCGCGCAAATACGTGCCGGAAATGCGTAAAAAAGGCGCCGATCTGGTGGTCGCTGTCGCCCATTCGGGTCTCTCCGCCGATCCGTACCAGGCCATGGCAGAAAACTCCGTTTACTACCTCAGTGAGGTCCCGGGTGTCGACGCGATCCTGTTCGGCCATGCCCACGCCGTCTTCCCTGGCAAAGATTTCGCCAGCATCAAAGGGGCGGACATTGAGAAAGGCACGCTCAACGGCGTGCCGTCGGTGATGCCGGGCATGTGGGGCGACCATCTGGGCGTGGTGGACCTGGTGCTGAATAACGACAGCGGCAGCTGGAAGGTGACGCAGTCAAAAGCTGAAGCGCGCCCGATTTACGACGCTGCGGCTAAAAAATCACTGGCGGCGGAAGATAAAAAACTGGTCGACGTGCTGAAGCACGATCACGACGCCACGCGCGAATTCGTCAGCAAGCCGATCGGCAAATCCGCCGACAACATGTACAGCTTCCTGGCGCTGGTGCAGGATGACCCGACCGTTCAGGTCGTCAATATGGCGCAGAAAGCCTATGCCGAACACTTTGTGCAGGGCGATCCGGATCTGGCAAAACTGCCGGTCCTGTCCGCCGCAGCGCCATTCAAAGTGGGCGGACGTAAGAATGACCCGGCAAGCTATGTGGAGGTCGAAAAGGGCCAGTTGACCTTCCGTAACGCCGCCGATCTCTACCTCTATCCGAATACTTTGGTGGTGGTTAAAGCCACCGGGAAAGAGGTGAAAGAGTGGCTGGAGTGCGCTGCCGGACAGTTTAACCAGATTGACCCGCACAGCAGCAAGCCGCAGTCGCTGATTAACTGGGACGGCTTCCGTACCTATAACTTCGACGTGATCGACGGCGTGAACTACCAGATTGACGTCACCCAGCCGGCGAAATATGACGGCGAGTGTCAGGCGATCAACCCGCAGGCGGAGCGCATCAAAAACCTGACCTTCAACGGCAAGGCGATCGACCCGAATGCCACTTTCCTGGTGGTGACCAATAACTACCGTGCCTACGGCGGTAAGTTTGCCGGTACGGGCGATAGCCACATCGCCTTTGCTTCTCCAGATGAGAACCGCTCGGTGCTGGCGGCGTGGATCAGCGCGGAGTCGAAAAAAGCGGGCGAAATACATCCGGCGGTGGATAACAACTGGCGTCTCGCGCCGATCCACAGCGATACGCCGCTGGATATCCGTTTTGAAACGTCACCGTCCGATAAGGCAGCCGCGTTTATTGAGCAGAAGGCGCAGTATCCGATGAAACAGGTCGCGACGGATGATATCGGGTTCGCGATTTATCAGGTGGATTTGAGCAAGTAA
- a CDS encoding 2Fe-2S iron-sulfur cluster binding domain-containing protein, which produces MLKRWFSRRGHFQGTLEGHEFPLPSGHTLLESALNAGVSLPYNCQVGSCKSCLCRVTSGKVRSLVDLSYLLSQEEIAAGHVLACQCLPESDLTLAAASASWTPARVKRAVALSSTVWRVTLLAEQALPFQPGQYVQVGLEKDKDIRSFSVSWPSQGREIVLDITRREEGRLSPLLCDEQATGLKVWLSDCRGQFGQRDDGSGPLLAIASGSGLGTTLGLVRAALARHPHREVMLIHAVRRRHDTFDLQELQRLRQHYPGFHYLHALSREREVQAMELAGRITCWLDDWRALYPRRTAVAEWRVVICGNPALAQACRQRLLAGGVMSHLLEMDCFSPPVGAKNSHNNKEPVC; this is translated from the coding sequence GGCGTTTCCCTGCCGTATAACTGCCAGGTCGGCTCGTGTAAATCCTGTCTTTGCCGGGTAACGAGCGGCAAGGTGCGTTCGCTTGTCGACCTGAGCTATTTGCTCAGCCAGGAAGAGATTGCCGCTGGCCACGTGCTGGCATGCCAGTGCCTGCCAGAATCGGATTTAACGCTGGCCGCGGCATCCGCGTCCTGGACGCCTGCGCGAGTTAAGCGGGCTGTTGCGCTCTCATCCACGGTATGGCGCGTGACGCTGCTGGCGGAGCAGGCGTTGCCCTTTCAGCCAGGACAATACGTTCAGGTCGGTCTCGAAAAGGATAAGGATATCCGGAGCTTCTCCGTGAGCTGGCCGAGCCAGGGGCGAGAGATTGTTCTGGATATCACGCGCCGTGAAGAGGGGCGGCTATCCCCACTGCTGTGTGATGAACAGGCGACTGGACTGAAGGTATGGCTCTCAGACTGCCGGGGGCAGTTCGGCCAGCGGGATGACGGTAGCGGTCCTCTGCTGGCTATCGCCAGTGGATCGGGACTCGGAACGACGCTGGGTCTGGTCCGCGCCGCGCTGGCGCGTCATCCCCACCGCGAGGTCATGCTGATCCACGCGGTTCGCAGGCGGCATGACACATTCGACCTGCAGGAACTGCAGCGTCTGCGTCAGCACTATCCCGGTTTTCACTATCTGCACGCGTTATCCCGGGAGCGTGAGGTTCAGGCGATGGAGCTGGCAGGACGCATTACCTGCTGGCTGGACGACTGGCGCGCCCTCTATCCCCGCCGGACGGCGGTAGCCGAATGGCGCGTCGTGATTTGCGGCAATCCCGCGCTGGCGCAGGCGTGTCGGCAGAGGCTGCTCGCCGGAGGGGTGATGAGCCACCTGCTTGAAATGGACTGCTTCTCCCCGCCGGTCGGTGCAAAAAACAGTCATAACAATAAGGAGCCCGTATGTTGA
- a CDS encoding winged helix-turn-helix transcriptional regulator gives MKTTIPTLSEQMRDGNLFAEQCPSREVLKHVTSRWGVLILLALRQGTHRFSDLRRKMGGVSEKMLSQSLQALEQDGFVDRVSYPVVPPHVEYSLTPLGVEVSEKVAALADWIEVNTPKVMANRDDRAA, from the coding sequence ATGAAAACAACGATACCGACGCTCAGCGAACAAATGCGCGATGGCAATCTTTTCGCGGAGCAGTGCCCTTCACGCGAGGTGCTCAAACACGTGACCAGCCGCTGGGGTGTCCTGATCCTGCTGGCCCTGCGCCAGGGAACGCATCGCTTTAGCGATCTGCGCCGTAAAATGGGCGGGGTGAGCGAAAAGATGCTGTCCCAGTCGCTCCAGGCGCTGGAGCAGGACGGGTTTGTCGATCGCGTGTCGTATCCGGTGGTGCCGCCGCACGTAGAGTATAGCCTGACGCCGCTGGGCGTTGAGGTGAGCGAGAAGGTCGCCGCGCTGGCGGACTGGATTGAGGTAAATACGCCGAAGGTGATGGCGAATCGGGACGATCGCGCGGCGTAA
- a CDS encoding 4'-phosphopantetheinyl transferase family protein yields the protein MFTAINTDSAPPFIHSVEMGNVAPFPALRYCLVSFTVHEYHDGLFDKWGIPFPVPLNGAVVKRRAEYLAARYAAQRVLRSFGCDATPGNAPDRSPVWPSGWRGSLSHSHEWALAVIAPEASGLTPGVDIEFFAPGMMQRTAHLFTTPQERKCLAASQIDEASALLITFSAKESLYKALYPEVGRALDFDAARVCHIAPEQQRITLELTQTLSPQRVKGSRIQGYYQLSGDRVITLIA from the coding sequence ATGTTTACTGCGATAAACACGGATTCCGCGCCCCCTTTTATTCACTCCGTTGAGATGGGCAACGTCGCCCCTTTCCCCGCACTGCGCTACTGCCTGGTCTCATTCACCGTGCACGAGTACCATGACGGGCTCTTTGATAAATGGGGCATCCCTTTTCCCGTTCCGCTCAACGGCGCCGTGGTAAAACGCCGGGCGGAGTATCTTGCGGCGCGTTACGCCGCGCAGCGGGTGCTGAGATCCTTCGGCTGTGACGCTACGCCGGGCAACGCGCCGGATCGTTCTCCGGTGTGGCCTTCCGGCTGGCGGGGAAGCCTGTCACATTCTCATGAGTGGGCGCTGGCGGTCATCGCGCCAGAGGCGTCTGGCCTGACGCCGGGCGTCGACATTGAGTTTTTTGCCCCCGGGATGATGCAGCGGACAGCGCACCTGTTTACCACACCGCAGGAGCGGAAATGTCTTGCCGCCAGCCAGATCGACGAGGCCAGCGCGCTACTCATCACCTTTTCCGCGAAAGAGAGTCTCTATAAGGCGCTCTATCCTGAGGTTGGCCGCGCCCTCGATTTTGACGCGGCCCGCGTGTGCCACATCGCGCCTGAACAGCAGAGGATCACCCTGGAGCTGACCCAGACGCTGTCACCTCAACGCGTAAAGGGCAGCCGGATCCAGGGCTATTATCAGCTCTCAGGCGACAGGGTTATCACGCTCATTGCCTGA
- a CDS encoding YtfJ family protein, whose product MTLRNILAAACLLLPLWASAHSIEKGQRVPPVGIADRGELILDNDKFSYKAWNSAQLAGKVRVVQHIAGRTSAKEKNANLVEAIKAAKFPHDRYQTTTIVNTDDAIPGSGMFVRSSLESNKKLYPWSQFIVDSNGVTRKAWQLEEESSAIIVLDKEGRVQWVKDGALTQEEVQQVVDLLHKLLAQ is encoded by the coding sequence ATGACCCTACGTAATATCCTTGCAGCAGCCTGCCTGCTGCTGCCCCTGTGGGCTTCCGCTCACAGCATTGAAAAAGGACAACGTGTACCGCCAGTCGGCATTGCTGACCGGGGAGAATTGATTCTCGACAATGATAAGTTTAGCTACAAAGCCTGGAATAGCGCGCAGCTCGCGGGCAAAGTGAGAGTTGTACAACATATTGCCGGTCGTACATCTGCAAAAGAGAAAAATGCCAACCTGGTGGAAGCGATCAAGGCCGCAAAATTCCCTCACGACCGCTACCAGACCACCACGATCGTGAATACCGATGACGCCATTCCGGGCTCCGGGATGTTTGTGCGCTCAAGCCTTGAGAGCAATAAAAAGCTCTACCCGTGGTCGCAGTTTATCGTCGACAGCAACGGCGTCACCCGTAAGGCCTGGCAACTGGAAGAAGAGAGCTCCGCCATTATCGTGCTGGATAAAGAAGGTCGCGTTCAGTGGGTGAAAGACGGTGCGTTAACCCAGGAAGAGGTGCAGCAGGTTGTTGACCTGCTGCATAAGCTGCTGGCTCAATAA